A single region of the Raphanus sativus cultivar WK10039 chromosome 1, ASM80110v3, whole genome shotgun sequence genome encodes:
- the LOC108846094 gene encoding uncharacterized protein LOC108846094 codes for MVNIELSYLPSDLVSGNDSPPVFITTDRQLKNFLTYVKNQASRRLCVCIRSKVESNMNEEAAESPNREEEAMLYKLPDAAIDYQTKPEEDESDDDNEHEIDMITGKYVRFSLVDVVKKGQHFSSKTALKATMEICAMKHNFDYKLVKSDKKVWYVRCADNDCTWRVRAEGLTVGTLTMHKYESVKEGPKPNDIIQLMHNDHGVEISYPLAWEAREYAVNAVRGIPEEVYGEIPKYLHMMKEANPGSHTFYETDTNGRFRFLFISYGQSIRGFQTALRRVIVVDGTFLKSKYKGVLLVATALDGNSNLYPIAFGDVDSENDRAWEWNTSIAKAPAKVYPHSHHGICIHHLLNNVVTYYKGKGVADADVQKWARCQFPGYRYDVRTTNPAESINSALRSPREFPVIPLLDSIMEMMTRWFFKRRTKSSKHTKPLTIAVEKKINRRIEKSKKFQVFPVSDDRFLVQGDTFECMVDLVRRTCSCGKFDLMKIPCRHAIKAAFSVGIRAHTLTDDMYTTASWRSIYAESINPISVPEDAWIAPPHVQQAEVLPPETRRAAGRRKKRRYETVEDKIRSSQGTQRYKSRKCSRCGGVGHNRSTCDRAI; via the exons ATGGTCAATATCGAGCTGAGCTACTTACCTTCTGATTTGGTGAGTGGCAACGACTCACCACCGGTTTTCATCACCACTGATCGGCAACTGAAAAACTTTCTTACATATGTGAAGAACCAAGCTTCAAGGAGGTTATGTGTGTGTATTCGATCTAAGGTCGAATCTAACATGAATGAAGAAGCTGCTGAGTCACCTAACAGAGAAGAAGAGGCTATGTTGTATAAACTTCCAGATGCTGCTATTGATTATCAAACCAAgcctgaagaagatgaaagtgatgatgataaCGAGCATGAGATAGATATGATCACTGGAAAGTATGTCCGTTTTTCTCTGGTAGATGTTGTGAAAAAGGGTCAACATTTTTCTAGCAAAACAGCTTTGAAGGCAACAATGGAGATATGTGCAATGAAACATAATTTCGACTACAAGCTTGTGAAATCGGATAAAAAAGTTTGGTACGTTCGTTGCGCGGACAATGATTGCACCTGGCGTGTGCGTGCAGAGGGTTTAACGG TTGGCACTCTCACTATGCATAAGTATGAAAGTGTGAAGGAAGGGCCAAAACCTAATGATATCATCCAGTTAATGCATAATGATCATGGAGTTGAGATATCCTATCCCTTAGCATGGGAAGCACGAGAGTATGCAGTAAATGCTGTGAGAGGCATTCCGGAGGAAGTTTATGGAGAAATTCCTAAATACTTGCACATGATGAAGGAAGCAAATCCAGGATCACACACATTTTATGAAACTGACACCAACGGGAGATTCAGATTCCTCTTCATCTCATATGGTCAGTCTATTCGCGGTTTTCAAACTGCCCTTCGGAGAGTTATTGTTGTCGATGGGACCTTTTTGAAGAGTAAATACAAAGGAGTATTACTGGTTGCTACTGCTTTAGATGGAAACTCGAACCTATATCCTATTGCATTTGGAGATGTCGACTCAGAGAATGACCGCGCTTGGGAATG GAATACCTCTATCGCTAAAGCTCCTGCGAAAGTGTATCCGCATTCTCATCATGGAATTTGCATTCACCACTTGCTGAACAATGTTGTTACCTATTACAAGGGGAAAGGTGTCGCTG ACGCTGATGTGCAAAAGTGGGCTCGTTGTCAATTTCCAGGTTACAGGTACGATGTTAGGACCACTAACCCTGCTGAATCAATAAATTCTGCGTTGCGGTCGCCTAGAGAGTTTCCAGTTATACCTTTGTTGGACAGCATAATGGAGATGATGACTCGATGGTTTTTCAAACGTAGAACTAAAAGTTCTAAGCATACAAAACCACTGACCATTGCTGTGGAAAAGAAGATTAATCGAAGGATTGAAAAGAGTAAGAAGTTTCAGGTTTTCCCAGTTAGTGATGACAGGTTTTTGGTTCAAGGTGACACTTTTGAATGTATGGTCGACTTGGTCAGACGCACATGTTCATGTGGGAAATTCGATCTGATGAAAATCCCCTGCAGACACGCCATCAAAGCAGCTTTTAGTGTAGGGATAAGAGCACACACACTCACTGACGACATGTACACCACAGCTTCATGGAGATCGATTTATGCGGAAAGCATAAACCCTATTAGTGTCCCTGAAGATGCATGGATTGCCCCACCTCACGTACAGCAAGCGGAAGTCCTTCCTCCAGAGACTAGAAGAGCTGCTGGTCGGAGAAAGAAACGAAGATACGAGACAGTTGAAGACAAGATCCGTTCATCACAAGGAACTCAACGCTATAAAAGTCGCAAATGCAGTCGATGTGGTGGTGTAGGTCACAACAGATCGACATGTGATAGAGCAATATAG